A region of Paramormyrops kingsleyae isolate MSU_618 chromosome 17, PKINGS_0.4, whole genome shotgun sequence DNA encodes the following proteins:
- the qpctla gene encoding glutaminyl-peptide cyclotransferase-like a, which produces MSKGIRRYKSAAAGNGVALGRCERIRMPRAKVLLCCLCGLLAVAIMLGLYMSGDLSSSSSTRTHAVDLTKDKLSHRPSKLSVAQVKRLVSHASLGRLWETHLRPILRERLPGTAGSKLVRQHIISQLRSLSAGWLVETDSFSSPTPHGSVIFSNVLAVLDPIAPRRLLLACHYDSKAIQPPPGETQKPFVGASDSAVPCAMILELVTALDSQLKSLTQQKVPLTLQLVFFDGEEAFQEWTATDSLYGSRHLAERMSHAPHPAGAPHTTLLQAVDLFVLLDLIGAPDPLFVNHFDNTARWFDRLIAAEKRLHKLGLLSSHPSEQSYFRKDVYLGPVQDDHIPFLQRGVPVLHLIATPFPSFWHTLQDTEENMHAPTVENLTKIMMVFLAEYLGL; this is translated from the exons ATGTCAAAAGGCATCCGGAGGTACAAGAGCGCAGCGGCCGGGAACGGCGTGGCGCTCGGCCGCTGCGAGCGGATCCGGATGCCGCGGGCGAAGGTGCTGCTCTGCTGTCTGTGCGGGTTGCTGGCCGTGGCCATCATGCTCGGCTTATATATGTCCGGCGACctaagcagcagcagcagcacgcGGACCCACGCCGTGGACCTTACCAAAGACAAG TTGTCTCACAGGCCTTCGAAGCTGTCTGTGGCCCAGGTGAAGCGGCTCGTCTCCCATGCCAGCCTGGGCCGCTTATGGGAGACCCACCTCCGGCCGATCCTCAGAGAGAGGCTGCCGGGCACCGCGGGCAGCAAGCTGGTGCGCCAG CACATCATCTCCCAGCTGAGGTCTCTGTCTGCGGGCTGGTTGGTGGAGACGGACTCCTTCAGCTCCCCCACGCCGCACGGCTCCGTCATCTTTTCCAACGTGCTGGCGGTTCTGGACCCCATTGCGCCCCGTCGGCTGCTGCTGGCCTGCCACTACGACTCCAAGGCCATCCAGCCGCCGCCGGGAGAGACCCAGAAGCCGTTTGTGGGAGCCAGTGACTCGGCTGTGCCCTGCGCCATGATCCTAGAGCTGGTCACTGCCCTGGACAGCCAGCTGAAAAGCCTCACCCAGCAG AAGGTCCCGTTGACTCTGCAGCTGGTTTTCTTCGACGGCGAGGAGGCTTTCCAAGAGTGGACGGCCACAGACTCCTTGTACGGTTCCCGTCACCTGGCCGAACGTATGTCGCACGCCCCCCACCCAGCAGGAGCCCCTCACACCACACTGCTCCAGGCCGTG GATTTATTTGTTCTGCTGGACTTGATCGGCGCCCCTGATCCATTGTTCGTCAATCACTTTGACAACACCGCCCGCTGGTTTGACCGTCTCATTGCAGCAG AGAAACGACTGCACAAGTTGGGCCTGCTGTCTTCCCACCCCAGTGAGCAGAGCTACTTTCGGAAGGATGTGTACCTGGGTCCCGTGCAGGATGACCACATCCCTTTCTTGCAGAGGG GGGTCCCTGTGCTTCATCTCATCGCTACGCCCTTTCCCTCCTTCTGGCACACGCTGCAGGACACCGAGGAGAACATGCACGCTCCCACCGTGGAGAACCTGACGAAGATCATGATGGTGTTCTTGGCAGAGTACCTGGGCCTCTGA
- the six5 gene encoding homeobox protein SIX5 yields MASFSLEEGVQTENSPEKLSPESGKLKEEKAEVDDVSEQLLQTFQSSALGFSTEQVACVCEALLQAGNVERLGRFLSTIPSSADLLRGNETLLKAQALVAFHREEFKELYAILESRDFHPSNHGFLQDLYLRARYKEAERSRGRSLGAVDKYRLRKKFPLPKTIWDGEETVYCFKEKSRNALKECYTGNRYPTPDEKRHLAKITGLSLTQVSNWFKNRRQRDRTPSGTNSKSESDGNHSTEDESSRCGLDDIAVTSMSQEDPGCQTASVISISSAPCSTGGQLLLNGTGSFITAPHPLLLNGSSLLSGTGGGVIINGLTLGDGHTITLSSVATNSSLLLNGAQVISKPSACVDLGLEEATVNPLQAQASLPTIVLNSSNSSSTTISLPLPPDGKAAEAGAAPSTVDFISSLPIQEGLKVEDTQALSPNSLSPSSSSSSSSLSSPSSLPPLVFAQKCKLPEVQSIQSTVSQPGLIHSSQVVPLSTQQAEIVVLATTGSQLTSSGQVCQVVSSTSASSSPQVLSLPQVVPSIQGIPVSQLVQHAGPQVSPCPQLVPVSPLSSQLPQASIPSFPAQTFHISSSLAQPQQPGGSPALGDGGVTIPLTATQPGLTLQLGDQVASTSALPHAQALQMPGAQVIPISSPTQVVPISQPGLTATSQLLSLPQLLPVTSMAAVTPGPLSFSQVVPTAPSLSLSSPGGTIQILASSTGAGAGITQGTFRVGQQLQSLSAPASGAAGVQLLSSGVFQLPKTPPAGNLLLTGGMTGNPILTGLSIQQGKLILTLPAGVQLANLPAKAAPECLTPTNGGITLAPIISLAPTTPSSTSCFESPDGPLSLVGSSALYSGPDQGSSAALAPEVTAHSPASGVTPPQPPGMPTTSELPPSTWSPVSLSASTGLTLFDVRGKGDLPEDSALLALPGGEGLLLHTPSPEQEAGGTSQLDDPEDMDQDPKILTQLQSVPVDEDLGL; encoded by the exons ATGGCTTCCTTTTCTCTGGAGGAAGGAGTACAAACAGAGAACAGCCCGGAGAAGTTGTCTCCGGAGTCCGGGAAGCTGAAAGAAGAGAAGGCGGAGGTTGACGATGTTTCGGAGCAGCTGCTGCAAACTTTCCAGAGTTCGGCGCTCGGCTTCTCCACGGAGCAAGTGGCGTGTGTCTGCGAGGCGCTGCTGCAGGCGGGCAATGTGGAGCGCCTGGGTCGGTTCCTCTCCACCATCCCATCGTCGGCCGACCTGCTACGTGGCAACGAGACCCTGCTGAAGGCCCAGGCGCTGGTCGCCTTCCACCGGGAGGAATTCAAAGAGCTGTACGCCATACTGGAAAGCCGCGACTTCCACCCGAGCAACCATGGGTTCCTGCAGGACCTGTACTTGCGGGCGCGCTACAAAGAGGCGGAGAGGTCCCGGGGTCGCAGCCTGGGAGCCGTGGACAAGTACAGGCTGCGGAAGAAGTTCCCGCTGCCCAAGACGATATGGGACGGAGAGGAGACGGTGTACTGTTTCAAGGAGAAGTCCCGCAACGCCCTGAAGGAGTGCTACACCGGCAACAGGTACCCGACTCCGGACGAGAAGCGGCACTTGGCCAAGATCACCGGGCTCTCGCTCACCCAGGTCAGCAACTGGTTCAAGAACCGCCGGCAGAGAGACAGGACCCCGTCCGGCACCAACAGCAAAAG tGAGTCTGATGGCAATCACAGCACAGAGGATGAGTCTAGTAGGTGTGGTCTTGACGACATTGCCGTAACATCCATGTCTCAGGAAGACCCTGGCTGCCAGACCGCATCAGTCATATCAATCTCTAGTGCCCCCTGCAGCACAGGAGGCCAGTTACTTCTCAATGGCACAGGGAGCTtcatcactgccccacatccaCTGCTCCTCAATGGAAGTTCCCTGCTCTCGGGAACCGGAGGCGGGGTCATCATTAATGGGCTGACACTGGGAGACGGCCACACCATCACCCTGAGCTCGGTTGCTACCAACTCCTCTCTTCTTCTTAACGGGGCTCAGGTTATCTCCAAACCGTCTGCCTGTGTGGATTTGGGCCTGGAGGAGGCGACAGTTAACCCGCTGCAAGCGCAGGCCAGTCTGCCTACCATCGTACTCAACAGTAGCAACAGTTCCAGCACAACCATCTCCCTCCCACTGCCTCCCGATGGCAAGGCGGCTGAAGCCGGTGCCGCTCCTTCCACCGTAGACTTCATCAGCTCCCTTCCCATTCAGGAAGGCCTGAAAGTAGAAGACACTCAAGCCTTATCCCCAAATTCCTTGtccccctcctcttcctcctcctcttccagcCTGTCCTCCCCTAGCTCTCTCCCTCCCCTGGTTTTTGCCCAGAAATGTAAACTCCCTGAAGTTCAATCCATCCAAAGCACTGTGTCCCAACCAGGCCTAATCCACTCCAGTCAGGTGGTCCCTCTCTCCACCCAGCAGGCAGAAATCGTGGTGCTTGCTACCACTGGCTCCCAGCTGACCTCCAGTGGTCAGGTCTGTCAGGTGGTGTCGTCCACGTCGGCCTCTTCGTCCCCACAGGTGCTCTCCCTGCCCCAGGTGGTCCCGTCGATCCAGGGCATCCCCGTGTCACAGCTGGTGCAGCACGCCGGCCCCCAGGTCTCCCCCTGTCCGCAGCTGGTCCCAGTATCTCCCctctcctcccagctcccccaAGCTTCTATTCCCAGTTTCCCAGctcagacatttcacatcagCTCCAGTCTCGCGCAGCCCCAGCAGCCGGGCGGTTCCCCTGCACTCGGTGACGGTGGCGTCACCATCCCACTGACGGCCACTCAGCCGGGTCTGACCCTCCAGCTGGGTGACCAGGTGGCCTCCACGTCCGCACTCCCCCACGCACAGGCCCTCCAGATGCCTGGCGCCCAAGTGATCCCCATATCCTCACCCACGCAAGTCGTCCCCATCTCCCAACCAGGGCTGACCGCTACATCCCAGCTCCTTTCGTTGCCCCAGCTCCTCCCCGTGACGTCCATGGCCGCAGTTACCCCAGGACCCCTTTCCTTCTCACAGGTGGTCCCTACTGCCCCCTCCCTCTCGCTCTCCTCCCCGGGAGGCACCATTCAGATCCTCGCCTCCAGCACTGGCGCAGGTGCGGGCATCACCCAGGGAACCTTTAGAGTTGGCCAGCAGCTGCAGAGCCTGTCAGCCCCAGCCAGTGGTGCTGCTGGGGTCCAGCTGCTGAGTTCTGGAGTATTTCAGCTCCCCAAAACTCCTCCAG ctgGGAACCTCCTCCTAACTGGTGGTATGACTGGAAACCCCATCCTGACCGGCTTGAGCATCCAGCAGGGGAAACTGATCCTGACGTTACCTGCTGGCGTTCAGCTCGCCAACCTGCCTGCCAAAGCTGCCCCAGAGTGCCTCACGCCCACCAACGGGGGCATCACACTTGCGCCCATCATCTCCCTCGCTCCCACCACCCCCTCATCCACCAGCTGCTTCGAGTCTCCGGACGGCCCGCTAAGTTTAGTTGGCTCCTCTGCGCTCTACTCCGGCCCAGACCAGGGTTCCTCGGCTGCCTTGGCCCCGGAGGTCACTGCGCACAGCCCGGCCAGCGGCGTCACCCCCCCGCAGCCCCCCGGCATGCCCACCACCTCCGAGCTGCCTCCGTCCACCTGGAGCCCCGTGTCCCTCTCTGCGTCCACAGGCCTGACTCTGTTTGACGTCCGGGGGAAGGGGGACCTACCCGAGGATTCGGCTCTGCTCGCCCTTCCCGGGGGCGAGGGCCTTCTTCTCCACACCCCATCTCCTGAGCAGGAGGCGGGAGGTACGTCACAACTGGATGACCCAGAGGACATGGACCAGGACCCCAAAATCCTAACACAGCTCCAGTCCGTACCCGTGGACGAGGATCTAGGTTTGTAA
- the six9 gene encoding SIX homeobox 9: MTCSFSAEQVACVCEVLLQSGSMERLAAFLRSLPAWSSLQGQESVLKARAAVAFHQGRFTELYSLLESFHFSSCSHPLLQQLWLRAHYLEAERQRGRPLGAVGKYRVRRKFPLPRTIWDGEETSYCFKEKSRSMLREWYCHKPYPSPREKRDLAAATGLTATQVSNWFKNRRQRDRAAQCRYREEEGSDRTPGAGYASSDEDLPHPGSPVTLYSCPHPPSHQPPVGVLGRGQL; encoded by the exons ATGACTTGCAGCTTCTCGGCCGAGCAGGTGGCCTGCGTCTGCGAGGTGCTCCTGCAGAGCGGCAGCATGGAGCGCCTGGCGGCCTTCCTGCGCTCGCTCCCGGCCTGGTCGAGCCTGCAGGGCCAGGAGAGCGTGCTGAAGGCCCGTGCGGCTGTGGCCTTCCACCAGGGCCGCTTCACTGAGCTCTACAGCCTCCTGGAGAGCTTTCACTTCTCCTCCTGCAGTCACCCACTTCTGCAGCAGCTTTGGCTGCGGGCGCATTACCTAGAGGCTGAACGACAGCGGGGGCGCCCCCTGGGGGCCGTGGGCAAGTATCGCGTGCGGCGCAAGTTTCCCTTGCCCCGGACCATTTGGGACGGAGAGGAGACGAGTTACTGCTTTAAG GAGAAGTCCCGCAGCATGCTCAGGGAGTGGTATTGCCACAAACCGTATCCGTCGCCCCGCGAGAAGCGAGACCTAGCGGCTGCCACCGGCCTCACTGCCACACAGGTCAGCAACTGGTTCAAGAACCGGCGCCAGAGAGATCGGGCCGCCCAGTGCCGGTATAG GGAGGAAGAGGGGTCAGATCGGACCCCAGGAGCAGGATATGCAAGTTCCGATGAAGACCTCCCCCATCCAGGGAGCCCAGTCACTTTGTACAGCTGCCCGCACCCCCCTTCCCATCAGCCCCCAGTGGGCGTCCTGGGTAGAGGGCAGTTATGA